One segment of Erigeron canadensis isolate Cc75 chromosome 2, C_canadensis_v1, whole genome shotgun sequence DNA contains the following:
- the LOC122588078 gene encoding probable indole-3-pyruvate monooxygenase YUCCA10: MKQVETVVVIVGAGPAGIAISACLNRLSIPNIVLEREECYASMWRKKAYDRLKLHLAKNFCELPYMPFPVSAPTFVPKDMFVEYLHDYVYNFNVSPLCQRSVESASYDKVVKKWMVNARNGVSGLVEEYVAEFLVVATGENSQGFIPSVVGLDGFKGCVMHSSQYENGKKFEGQNVLVVGAGNSGMEIAYDLCNWGARTSIVVRSHVHVLSKEIVQLGMHLLKYISTPLVDKIVLMLSNLVYGDVGKYGIKRPTQGPFFLKRETGRSPVIDVGTISKIKTGDIKVMEAIKSIEGDQIKFVDCQEQQFDAIVFATGFRSTVHYWLKDEGGLFNEKGMPKRRRPNHWKGEEDQGIYCVGFASAGLFGISNDAKNIANHISLQILGRN; encoded by the exons atgaaacaagTTGAGACAGTTGTTGTAATAGTAGGAGCAGGACCTGCTGGGATTGCAATATCAGCATGTCTCAATCGATTATCGATACCAAATATCGTTCTCGAAAGGGAAGAATGTTACGCCTCAATGTGGCGAAAAAAGGCTTATGATCGTTTAAAGCTTCATTTAGCCAAAAACTTTTGTGAACTACCTTACATGCCATTTCCTGTGTCCGCACCAACATTTGTGCCAAAAGACATGTTTGTTGAATACCTACAtgattatgtatataatttCAACGTGAGCCCGTTGTGCCAACGCAGCGTGGAGAGTGCGTCGTATGATAAAGTTGTAAAGAAATGGATGGTGAATGCTAGGAATGGAGTTTCGGGTTTGGTAGAAGAGTATGTTGCGGAGTTTCTTGTGGTGGCAACGGGCGAAAATAGTCAAGGGTTTATTCCTTCGGTTGTTGGTTTAGATGGATTTAAAGGGTGTGTCATGCATTCTAGTCAATATGAAAATGGCAAGAAATTTGAGGGTCAAAATGTGCTTGTTGTTGGTGCAGGGAATTCAGGCATGGAAATTGCATACGATTTGTGCAATTGGGGTGCTCGAACCTCTATTGTCGTTCGTAGCCAT GTACATGTGCTTAGCAAGGAGATAGTGCAACTTGGGATGCatttactaaaatatatatcGACACCTTTGGTGGACAAAATTGTTCTAATGTTAAGTAACTTAGTGTATGGAGACGTCGGTAAATATGGAATAAAAAGGCCAACCCAAGGACCATTTTTCCTCAAACGAGAAACCGGGCGCTCGCCAGTCATCGATGTGGGTACTATCTCAAAGATCAAAACTGGAGATATAAAG GTAATGGAGGCTATAAAAAGCATAGAAGGTGATCAAATCAAGTTTGTAGATTGTCAAGAACAACAATTTGACGCGATTGTCTTTGCGACCGGTTTCAGAAGTACCGTGCACTACTGGCTTAAG GATGAAGGGGGCTTGTTTAATGAAAAAGGAATGCCGAAACGTAGACGTCCAAATCATTGGAAAGGAGAAGAAGATCAAGGGATATATTGTGTTGGATTTGCAAGTGCTGGATTGTTTGGTATCTCAAATGATGCAAAGAATATTGCTAATCATATCTCCCTGCAAATTCTTGGCCGGAACTAA